In the genome of Hyphobacterium sp. CCMP332, one region contains:
- a CDS encoding NADH:ubiquinone reductase (Na(+)-transporting) subunit F — translation MVIIASIIAFTIVIVLLVLILLFAQSKLVQQGDVKIVINGDESNPVVASAGGTLLSTLSSQKLFLPSACGGGGTCAMCKCVIEEGGGDVLPTEEGHLSRSEKEEGVRLSCQVKVKNDMKIRIPDEIFGIKKWDCEVVSNYNVASFIKEFVVKLPAGENLDFKSGGYIQIDVPPIEVDFKTMEIAPLPDDPAGEEKFKPEWDKFNLWDLKMKNDEEIFRAYSMANHPAEGDIIMLNIRIATPPWDRAKNSWMDVNPGICSSYVFSRKKGDKVTISGPYGEFFIKETEREMVYIGGGAGMAPLRSHIFHLFHTLKTNRKVSYWYGGRSRRELFYTEHFRKIEKEFPNFSYHIALSEPLEEDNWKVKKDIDDKEGEGYVGFIHQVFIDNYLSKHPDPEEIEFYFCGPPMMNASVLKMCDEYGIPPENVAFDDFGG, via the coding sequence ATGGTAATCATTGCGTCAATAATAGCTTTTACAATAGTGATTGTTTTGCTGGTATTGATATTACTTTTTGCTCAATCAAAATTAGTGCAGCAAGGTGATGTCAAAATTGTAATAAACGGAGATGAATCTAACCCGGTTGTCGCATCGGCTGGTGGAACTTTGCTATCTACTTTGTCATCGCAGAAATTGTTTCTTCCTTCTGCATGTGGTGGAGGAGGTACTTGTGCCATGTGCAAGTGCGTGATAGAAGAAGGAGGGGGAGATGTACTTCCTACAGAAGAAGGGCATTTGTCCAGATCTGAGAAAGAAGAAGGTGTAAGACTTTCTTGTCAGGTCAAAGTTAAAAACGATATGAAAATCAGAATTCCGGATGAAATTTTCGGGATTAAGAAATGGGATTGTGAAGTTGTTTCAAATTATAATGTCGCTTCTTTTATAAAAGAATTTGTTGTAAAACTTCCGGCAGGTGAAAACCTGGATTTTAAATCCGGTGGCTATATACAAATTGACGTCCCTCCGATTGAAGTGGACTTTAAAACTATGGAGATTGCTCCTTTGCCCGATGATCCGGCCGGGGAGGAAAAATTTAAACCAGAATGGGATAAATTCAATCTTTGGGATCTGAAAATGAAAAACGATGAGGAAATTTTCAGAGCATATTCAATGGCCAATCACCCGGCAGAGGGAGATATTATAATGCTGAACATTAGAATTGCCACTCCGCCATGGGATAGAGCAAAAAATTCTTGGATGGATGTGAATCCCGGTATTTGTTCATCCTATGTTTTTTCAAGAAAAAAAGGTGATAAAGTAACCATTTCCGGACCTTACGGAGAGTTTTTTATTAAAGAAACAGAGCGTGAAATGGTTTACATCGGTGGAGGAGCAGGTATGGCACCACTAAGATCTCATATTTTCCACTTATTCCATACGCTCAAAACCAACAGGAAAGTGAGTTATTGGTACGGGGGGAGATCGCGCAGGGAATTATTTTATACTGAACATTTCAGAAAAATAGAAAAGGAATTTCCAAATTTTAGCTATCATATTGCATTATCTGAACCACTTGAAGAGGATAACTGGAAAGTAAAAAAAGACATCGACGACAAAGAAGGAGAAGGATATGTAGGATTCATTCACCAGGTGTTTATCGATAATTACCTAAGTAAACATCCAGATCCGGAAGAAATAGAATTTTACTTCTGCGGACCTCCAATGATGAATGCTTCTGTATTAAAAATGTGTGATGAATATGGCATTCCACCTGAAAATGTCGCATTTGACGATTTTGGAGGATAG
- a CDS encoding formimidoylglutamase, translating into MSLSIFFNPLEDKFLSFSGNKHSFGHKLSKNDSTPVNWQQHDIAIIGIDEYRGSHAGQKQNGGPDIIRTALYNLSGWNSEKKIIDLGNLRPGENYKETQNRLQSVLELLFENEIISIIVGGSQDLDLPQYAAAEVLNKMINFGSIDSRIDFEPDVEGVPADRSHLHKILTHEPNYLYNICSIAYQSYLVQKDMISLMEKLYFEGIRLGAIHDDIKEIEPFLRNLDILSFDISALRGQDAPGQSEPQPFGMSPEQACQLAWYSGHGAGVQSIGFYGYQPKQDKDALTAKLLATMIWYFVEGFNHRKIETSFSSNDYQKFTVAFSGSPSELVFYKSLKTDKWWIEIPLLKSQNKYRHFKYIPCSYQDYLQAGKGEVPDKWILAQSRIA; encoded by the coding sequence ATGAGCTTAAGCATATTTTTTAATCCTCTTGAAGATAAATTCTTATCCTTTTCGGGTAACAAGCACAGTTTTGGTCATAAACTGAGTAAGAACGATTCCACACCCGTCAACTGGCAGCAACATGACATTGCCATAATTGGCATAGATGAATACAGAGGGTCGCATGCCGGCCAAAAACAAAATGGCGGACCTGATATTATTCGAACCGCACTATACAATCTGTCTGGCTGGAATAGTGAGAAAAAAATAATCGATCTTGGGAATCTAAGACCTGGAGAAAATTACAAGGAAACGCAAAACCGTTTGCAAAGCGTCCTTGAGTTGCTCTTTGAGAATGAGATCATCAGTATAATTGTTGGCGGATCCCAGGATCTTGATTTACCACAATATGCAGCTGCAGAAGTGCTCAATAAAATGATCAATTTTGGAAGTATTGATTCGAGAATAGATTTCGAACCTGATGTTGAGGGCGTTCCGGCAGACCGCAGTCATTTGCATAAAATACTCACACACGAACCAAACTACCTTTACAATATTTGCAGTATAGCGTATCAATCCTATCTGGTTCAAAAAGATATGATTTCACTTATGGAGAAATTGTATTTTGAAGGAATACGACTTGGCGCAATTCACGATGACATCAAAGAGATTGAGCCCTTTTTAAGAAACCTCGATATTTTAAGTTTTGATATTTCTGCATTGCGGGGGCAGGATGCGCCGGGCCAATCAGAACCACAACCATTTGGGATGAGCCCTGAACAGGCTTGTCAGCTCGCCTGGTATTCAGGGCATGGTGCAGGTGTACAAAGTATTGGTTTTTACGGTTATCAGCCAAAGCAAGATAAGGATGCATTAACTGCAAAACTACTGGCTACCATGATATGGTATTTTGTAGAAGGGTTTAACCACAGAAAAATTGAAACTTCATTTTCAAGTAATGACTATCAAAAGTTTACGGTAGCCTTTAGCGGTTCACCATCAGAACTGGTTTTTTACAAGAGTCTTAAAACAGATAAATGGTGGATAGAAATACCTTTGCTTAAGAGTCAGAATAAATACAGACATTTTAAATATATACCCTGCAGTTATCAGGATTATCTTCAGGCAGGCAAGGGAGAAGTACCCGATAAATGGATTCTTGCCCAATCGAGAATTGCCTGA
- a CDS encoding energy transducer TonB, translating into MAKWKIFTLGLLFYAFTAKSQYDFSPENVGGKVEAKRIISEAFCPDKIKPENRLPGKIILTFIVNKDKSIDSLNFAKSYNDEVDKEIESVFPAIQWLPALIENEPVSSWHMFEFRVNSKFFLNSDLCDAKPFDKVYSYIDLDEKPEFIWGDFNKWVYNKLEYPEVALKKGIEGSVLTRFVIEKNGKLSNVGIARSVGGGCDEEALRVIRISQWRPGRKEGKPIRTQVYYQITFKTRGSSFKTIHSGDMIKGQ; encoded by the coding sequence ATGGCAAAATGGAAAATATTTACACTAGGCCTTTTATTTTACGCATTCACAGCAAAATCTCAATACGATTTTTCTCCGGAAAATGTCGGTGGAAAAGTAGAAGCTAAAAGAATCATCAGCGAAGCATTTTGTCCAGATAAAATTAAACCCGAAAACAGACTCCCGGGCAAAATAATACTGACTTTCATAGTAAATAAAGATAAAAGCATTGATTCATTGAATTTTGCTAAAAGTTATAACGATGAAGTCGATAAAGAAATAGAAAGCGTATTTCCGGCAATCCAATGGCTGCCTGCACTTATTGAAAATGAACCGGTAAGTTCCTGGCATATGTTTGAGTTTCGCGTTAATTCTAAATTTTTCCTAAACTCCGATTTATGTGATGCCAAACCATTTGATAAAGTTTATTCATATATAGATTTAGATGAAAAACCCGAGTTTATTTGGGGTGATTTCAACAAATGGGTTTACAACAAATTGGAATATCCCGAAGTAGCTTTGAAAAAAGGAATTGAAGGCTCTGTACTGACTCGTTTTGTGATTGAAAAGAACGGAAAATTAAGCAACGTTGGTATAGCCAGAAGCGTTGGCGGAGGATGTGATGAAGAAGCTTTAAGAGTTATAAGAATAAGTCAATGGCGGCCGGGTCGAAAGGAAGGGAAACCGATAAGAACCCAGGTTTACTATCAAATCACATTTAAAACAAGAGGGTCGAGTTTTAAAACGATACATTCGGGAGATATGATTAAAGGGCAATGA